A stretch of Myxococcus hansupus DNA encodes these proteins:
- a CDS encoding M20/M25/M40 family metallo-hydrolase, protein MNMKRLASVLLVLWSVSAFAKAKPAQPPDREVWITIGSDALDHVHKALKNAGHEAAASGGEKDGITVLRVRESQLNLISRTMHETLKRCGGFIYHETESAALAALDLTVAEEAAKATAVTYSIDNAQTVNSLVAGLQETAIRQTINTLSAFQTRFHSSQSGLDASNALKDRWESLIPAGRTGVSVAQFPTPSSAQPSVIMTINGTTLSDEVIVLGGHLDSTSSGSAAPGADDDASGIATLTEVIRVALLQGYRPERTVKFMAYAAEEVGLRGSAAIATDHRNRNIDVVGVLQLDMTNYKGSPTHDVALVTDRTNAAQNTFLTSLIGTYFSSEISWTTTSCGYACSDHASWTTAGFPASMPFEAPLSVSNPHIHTPRDTLANSGGNANQSLKFAKLATAYLAELAKGSLQPDDVTPPEVAITSPAQGSAVSGVTTVTVNATDASGVSRVELLVDGVVRATATTSPYTFAWDTAVETNGSHTLTARAVDGVNQSATSAGVLVTVSNATSAAGFDSGLRAPRCASVSNECDSGTLLNGRGGFMGPELNAPNTVQNSCADGLSGTYLRESSNERIVVSSIDGAHLTGGALVNISATVWSQTPRSEKLDLYVAADANAPVWQFVATLSPPDKGLQVLSTPYLLPTGTTQVVRAIFRVRGSAYPCNPGSYNDHDDLVFAVGRDPSLY, encoded by the coding sequence ATGAACATGAAGCGCCTGGCTTCAGTCTTGTTGGTGCTCTGGAGTGTCTCGGCATTCGCGAAGGCGAAGCCCGCGCAGCCGCCGGACCGTGAGGTGTGGATCACCATCGGTTCGGACGCCCTCGACCACGTCCACAAGGCCTTGAAGAACGCCGGTCACGAGGCCGCCGCGTCGGGTGGGGAGAAAGACGGCATCACCGTCCTGCGGGTGCGGGAGTCCCAGCTCAACCTCATCTCGCGGACGATGCATGAGACGCTGAAGCGCTGCGGCGGGTTCATCTATCACGAGACGGAATCGGCGGCGCTGGCCGCGCTGGATTTGACGGTTGCGGAGGAGGCCGCCAAGGCCACGGCTGTCACGTACAGCATTGACAATGCACAGACGGTCAACAGCCTGGTCGCGGGCCTCCAGGAGACCGCCATCCGGCAGACCATCAACACGCTGTCCGCCTTCCAGACGCGCTTCCACTCGTCGCAGTCTGGCTTGGATGCCTCCAACGCGCTGAAGGACCGCTGGGAGTCGCTGATTCCCGCGGGACGCACGGGGGTCTCTGTCGCGCAATTCCCGACGCCGTCGTCGGCGCAGCCCTCCGTCATCATGACCATCAACGGCACGACGCTGTCGGATGAGGTCATCGTGCTCGGCGGTCACCTGGACTCCACGAGCTCGGGCAGCGCCGCGCCGGGGGCGGACGACGATGCGTCGGGCATCGCCACGCTCACCGAGGTGATTCGGGTGGCCCTGCTCCAGGGGTACCGTCCGGAGCGCACCGTGAAGTTCATGGCGTACGCGGCCGAGGAAGTGGGCCTGCGTGGCTCCGCGGCCATCGCCACCGACCACCGCAACCGGAACATCGACGTGGTGGGCGTCCTGCAGCTCGACATGACGAACTACAAGGGCTCGCCGACCCATGACGTGGCGCTGGTGACGGACCGCACCAACGCGGCGCAGAACACGTTCCTCACCAGCCTCATCGGCACCTACTTCAGCAGCGAAATCAGTTGGACGACCACGTCGTGCGGCTATGCCTGCTCGGACCATGCGTCGTGGACGACCGCGGGTTTCCCGGCCTCGATGCCCTTCGAGGCGCCGCTGAGCGTGTCCAATCCGCACATCCACACGCCCCGGGACACGCTCGCCAACAGCGGTGGCAACGCGAACCAGTCGCTCAAGTTCGCGAAGCTCGCCACGGCGTACCTGGCGGAGCTCGCCAAGGGCAGCTTGCAGCCGGATGACGTGACGCCGCCGGAGGTGGCCATCACCTCTCCGGCCCAGGGCAGCGCGGTGTCCGGCGTGACGACGGTGACGGTCAACGCCACGGATGCTTCGGGCGTGAGCCGGGTGGAGCTGCTGGTGGATGGCGTGGTGAGGGCGACGGCGACCACGTCCCCCTATACGTTCGCCTGGGACACGGCCGTGGAGACCAATGGCAGCCACACGCTGACGGCGCGGGCCGTGGACGGTGTGAATCAGTCCGCCACCAGCGCTGGGGTTCTCGTGACGGTGAGCAACGCCACCAGCGCGGCGGGCTTCGATTCCGGACTGAGGGCGCCGCGGTGCGCGTCTGTCTCCAACGAGTGTGATTCCGGAACGCTGCTCAACGGGCGCGGCGGCTTCATGGGCCCGGAGCTGAATGCCCCCAACACCGTCCAGAATAGCTGCGCGGACGGCCTGTCGGGCACATACCTGCGGGAGTCGTCCAACGAGCGCATCGTGGTGTCCTCCATCGATGGGGCGCACCTGACGGGCGGAGCGCTCGTGAACATCAGCGCGACGGTCTGGTCTCAGACGCCGCGCAGCGAGAAGCTGGACCTGTACGTCGCCGCTGACGCGAACGCGCCGGTCTGGCAGTTCGTCGCGACGCTGTCTCCGCCGGACAAGGGACTCCAGGTGCTGTCCACCCCGTATCTGTTGCCGACGGGCACCACCCAGGTGGTGCGCGCCATCTTCCGGGTGCGCGGCAGCGCGTATCCCTGCAACCCGGGGAGCTACAACGACCACGACGACCTCGTCTTCGCCGTGGGGCGCGACCCCAGCCTGTACTGA
- a CDS encoding MogA/MoaB family molybdenum cofactor biosynthesis protein: MHVSAFVVTCSDSRDAARDESGRVLRDGLEAAGHTLAGSVVVKDDPEAIRAALETARESGARAVLFTGGTGIGRRDCTVEALRPLFEKELPGFGELFRMLSYRQVGSAAMMSRATAGTYQGMILFALPGSPKAVRLALEALILPELGHAVRELSR; encoded by the coding sequence GTGCATGTCAGCGCCTTCGTCGTGACGTGTTCGGACAGCCGCGACGCGGCGCGCGATGAGAGTGGCCGGGTGCTGCGTGACGGCTTGGAGGCCGCCGGGCACACCCTCGCGGGCTCCGTGGTGGTGAAGGATGACCCGGAGGCGATTCGCGCCGCGTTGGAGACCGCGCGGGAGTCGGGCGCCCGGGCGGTGCTGTTCACCGGCGGCACGGGCATTGGCCGGCGCGATTGCACGGTGGAGGCGCTGCGTCCCCTGTTCGAGAAGGAACTCCCGGGCTTCGGTGAGCTCTTCCGGATGCTGTCCTACCGACAGGTGGGGAGCGCGGCGATGATGTCCCGCGCGACGGCCGGCACGTACCAGGGGATGATCCTCTTCGCCTTGCCGGGCTCACCCAAGGCCGTGCGGCTCGCCTTGGAGGCACTCATCCTTCCCGAGCTGGGCCACGCCGTGCGCGAGCTGTCTCGCTAA
- a CDS encoding Rieske (2Fe-2S) protein, whose translation MTKIKLGPADFAEREMRGYEVGKRNVCIAKIHGRYKGLDDWCNHAGCLLSGGRIEDNMVVCPCHEVGFDMDTGRNETSPGVCDDQPTVNVAVEDGALVVELPENP comes from the coding sequence ATGACGAAGATCAAGCTGGGACCGGCGGACTTCGCCGAGAGGGAAATGCGGGGCTACGAGGTCGGCAAGCGCAACGTGTGTATCGCGAAGATCCACGGGCGCTACAAGGGCCTGGACGATTGGTGCAACCACGCCGGGTGCCTGCTGTCGGGCGGACGCATCGAGGACAACATGGTCGTCTGCCCGTGCCATGAGGTCGGTTTCGACATGGACACCGGGCGCAATGAGACTTCGCCGGGGGTCTGTGACGACCAGCCGACAGTGAACGTGGCCGTGGAAGACGGCGCGCTCGTCGTCGAGCTGCCCGAAAACCCCTGA
- a CDS encoding S1 family peptidase translates to MARLLPLVLCLTSLASAAADRERPSRAALQRALERHERSVVHVQGPRRAGPGVFIGAAGQVLTSVAPVGLGFTGLNATTVEHEGKSLPARVVMASEELQVAVLAAPEGTYPAAPVKLLKDGASLEGQWLVGVIPATRGKPARPMPAQARAAPQPFYDVALALPAGSPVFDAEGRLVAVVVKQHRRGCRVLPLGAVKVELAAMDTP, encoded by the coding sequence ATGGCCCGCCTGTTGCCGCTCGTCCTCTGTCTCACGTCCCTCGCCTCCGCCGCCGCGGACCGGGAGCGCCCGTCCCGCGCCGCCCTCCAGCGCGCGCTGGAGCGGCACGAGCGCTCGGTCGTGCACGTCCAGGGGCCTCGCCGCGCGGGCCCCGGCGTCTTCATTGGCGCCGCCGGCCAGGTGCTCACCTCCGTGGCACCGGTGGGCCTGGGCTTCACGGGGTTGAACGCCACCACGGTGGAGCACGAGGGGAAGTCGCTGCCCGCCCGGGTGGTGATGGCCAGCGAAGAGCTCCAGGTGGCCGTGCTCGCCGCGCCAGAAGGCACCTACCCCGCCGCGCCCGTGAAGCTGCTGAAGGACGGCGCCAGCCTGGAGGGCCAATGGCTGGTGGGCGTCATCCCCGCCACGCGAGGCAAACCCGCGCGCCCCATGCCCGCGCAGGCGCGCGCGGCCCCGCAGCCCTTCTATGACGTCGCCCTGGCCCTCCCCGCGGGCAGCCCCGTCTTCGACGCGGAGGGTCGGCTGGTCGCGGTGGTCGTCAAACAGCACCGCCGAGGCTGCCGGGTGTTGCCCCTGGGTGCGGTGAAGGTGGAGCTCGCCGCCATGGACACGCCATGA
- the mrtX gene encoding myxosortase MrtX, whose product MTQAMTTPWRPSAVQEAVGLWAVGFLTIVAAFLLLAGTDYPKLIATVGFLYLPLIPMRWRNEDYPDYGLSLRAWREDLRLFLVMSAVVGPVFFLGFAGFVEVLPHLPAELSRHLTPLVGEARFQPRLPPRFGEWVVDQLLVVALPEEFFYRGYLQTRLRDAWPQGRKFLGGRLGPAFWLTALLFALGHLAIFQAWRLSVFFPALIFGWMRERTGTVIGAALFHAACNLFVRFLEVSFFG is encoded by the coding sequence ATGACCCAGGCCATGACGACGCCGTGGCGTCCGAGCGCCGTTCAGGAAGCCGTGGGCCTGTGGGCCGTGGGCTTCCTGACCATCGTCGCCGCGTTCCTGCTCCTGGCCGGCACCGACTACCCCAAGCTCATCGCCACGGTGGGCTTCCTCTACCTGCCCCTCATCCCCATGCGCTGGCGGAACGAGGACTACCCGGACTACGGACTGTCGCTCCGCGCCTGGCGCGAGGACCTGCGCCTGTTCCTGGTGATGTCCGCCGTGGTGGGCCCCGTGTTCTTCCTGGGCTTCGCCGGCTTCGTGGAGGTGCTGCCCCATCTGCCGGCGGAGCTCTCCAGGCACCTCACGCCGCTGGTGGGCGAAGCCCGCTTCCAGCCCCGGCTGCCGCCGCGCTTCGGCGAGTGGGTCGTCGACCAGCTCCTCGTCGTCGCCCTCCCCGAGGAGTTCTTCTACCGGGGCTACCTCCAGACGCGCCTGCGCGACGCCTGGCCCCAGGGGCGCAAGTTCCTGGGCGGCCGGCTGGGGCCCGCGTTCTGGCTCACCGCCCTGCTCTTCGCCCTGGGCCACCTGGCCATCTTCCAGGCCTGGCGGCTGTCCGTGTTCTTCCCGGCGCTGATTTTCGGCTGGATGCGCGAGCGCACCGGAACCGTCATCGGCGCCGCCCTGTTTCACGCGGCCTGTAACCTCTTCGTGCGATTTCTCGAGGTTTCGTTTTTCGGCTGA